gtgatttcatttatatgaaatgtccagagcagGCAAATCCATAGACCCAGacagcagattagtggttgttcAGGGTCtaggggagagggagtgggaggtGACTGGTAACTggacagggtttctttttttgggtaatgaaaatgttcggGAACTAGAGAGAGGTGACGGTTTCACAACACCGTTTTAAATGCCACTGAATCGTtcgctttattttattttattttgttttttatttttccttacttttatttttaagggatttTTATGCTCAGTGCGGGCcatgaacttacaaccccgagatcatgagtCGCGTGCTCctccaaccgagccagccaggcaccccgaatcGTCCACTTGAAGATGGTTAatttcaggatgcctgggtggctccgtcggttgagcatccgacttgggctcaggtcatgatctcgcggttcgcgagttcaagccccacatcaggctcattgctgtcagcctggagcctgcttgggattccatgtccctctctctttgcccctcccctgcttggtctctgtctctgtctctgtctcgctctctcaaaaataaataagcattaaatataaaataaaatggttaattttgtgtgagTGAATCTTACatcagtaataatttttaaaagaacattggGCGATacctaaggaaatctgaataaagtgtgTACTTCAGTTAATAATGATCAGCTTACTGCAACTTCAAGATGCCCAGCATGCACTTGCCGTTGAGCCTTCACACCTGTTGTTCCATCTAGCTGGAGGCTCCGGGGAACCTAGGAGCTGGATCGGACTCTGGGGTCTGAGCTGCAGTCTAACCATTTgccgtctctctgccccctccccccccctcctccaaTCACTGGAAAGGTCAGAGTGCTTGGTGGATAGGGATGATGTTGAGGACATTCCCCTGCCTTTGGAGGGTCAGTCTGCActctccggggtgggggggaggagggagaaggaccTCCAAGCTAGTGGGGTCCCGCAGCAAGTGGGCAGGAGAGGCAATGGATTCCATCCAGCTGGGGAGCCCTCTCCTGTTTCCAGCTGTCTCATGAACACAAACAGCAAGAaccattttttgaatttttaaggaAAGTTGCTGAGTAATGAAGATCTCCCTGGACAGCCCTGCTGTGCCCCCAGGCTCCCTCTCCAGGAACTGAGTCTTCTGGGGTTTGTGGAAAAGACAGCCTTTCCAGAAGCTTCTGAGGAAACCATGTCGAGGCTCTCCATGGCgacagggagagtgggagggagggagggaggccacctCACCATCATCCACACGCACTTGGGCATTTAGGGACATCCCCGAGGCCTGCTTGCCAGAGATACTCAACATGCCAGAGGGGCACAGTGTGGAGGGACAGGCCCTGGAGGGGGGGGCCTACAGGGAGGGTTTTCGAAGGAACAGagaagggaatgagggaggggaagacgCAGGAGGACGCACTGGGTATTTTTAGGCACTGAATGCAGCCCTGAAATATTTCCACGGCCACTCCCCGAGGGTGAGCAGGGTGACTATTTCGGTGCCTGGTTCCAGTGGAGGCGGGACGGACAAGGGTGAGTCACCGCTGGGTGGCTGGACCCAGACTGGGAGGGGGCTCTTAGGGCAGGACCGGGGGCCTTCCAGGTGACCACTCACCAGCCTGGGCCAGGCAATCAGTGCTGGCCCCCCGGGGCGAGGAGGACGGTGGCCTAGCCAAGCCAAGCATGTGGCACCATCGCCAGGGTCCCCCCAGTGAGCTGCTCGGGCTGAGCCCAAGGCTTATAGAGACGGAGAGGGTCCCAGGAGGAGTTTCCGACACTCGACAGGTGATCGGTGGAGAGCGAAGCTCCCCTCTGAGCCGCATGCAAGCCTGTAGGGAGCGCTTGCTGTATACCAAGCCTCCTTCCCCTTGTAATCGTCCCGACAACCCCTGTGAGGTAGAGGCCACTGTGATCCCCTGTGACCAGCAAGGAAGTGGAGGCTCAGTGGGGTAACCGTTGCCAAACATTTGGTGTATCTCGAACCCAGTCCATCAGTGGAGGCTACAGTCAGGGGAGTAAGTTTTAAAGCAGGTGCCAAcctcacctgcccccaccccaaacgACTCCTGTCTCCTGATTCCATACCTGACACAGCTCAACTAGGAGAAGGTAAACGGATACTCCAAGTTCCAGGAGGCAACAGAAGGAGGAGCTTGGAGGAGCCTCtggagctgtgtgacctggggcaggtggctcaccctctctgtgcctgagtgTGGGAGCTACCTGGCACACACTGGATTGTTTTTAGGATCACGGCTTGGGTCTgatgactccttttttttttttaacgctttttcagaaaaaaaaaaaaaatttagagagagagagagagagagagcacacacataagcacatgagctgggggtggggggtgggggcgggtagggagggacagagaatcccaagcaggctctgcactgtcagcacagagcctgacgaggggctcgaactcaaaaaccatgagagatcatgacctgagctgaaatcaagagttgggcgtttaaccagccgagccacccaggcgcccggggtCTGATAAATCCTGACCTCATCTCTGCCCAGCCGTGACAGGCCACACGAGCTTGGGGGGGCTTTTCACTTGCGGTTCCCTCCACCcgttccctcctctcctcccgtGGACAGTGGCTTCTTGACCTTCGGGAGTGGATTTGAACATGCCTCCCTCGGTGAGGCCACCCCTTCCACTCTGGAAATCTTCAATCCCAGCATCCTGGCGTTCCTAAGGAAAGACGAACCCTTCTGTCTGGGCCCTCACGGCACCCCTGCCCCCTCTTTTACCACCTCTGCGACCTCTACTGTGGGCTGAGCCCCCGGCACCAACCTCCTCCTAGTCTCCTGGCTTCCGCTCTTGTCTCGGTCTGTTCCAGAACCCTCTGTGCCTCCCATCTTGCTCAGGGCCTGCACCTGCCCCACTTCCCACCCACTCGCTTTGTTCTTGTCACCACTGTgtgcagggcctttgcactggcacAGGCCTTTCCCCTTGTCTGAAATGCTCTTCCCCTCGATGGCTCGCTCCCTTGGCTTCCTCCTTTTCCTGAATGTCACCCTCTGGCCTGCCCTGACCACCTTTCTcccactcttgctttcttttcctccacgCTGATGCATTCGGCTTGTTTGTTGCTTGCTCACTCTGTGGAAGGTAAGGGCCACCGGGCCAGGGCTCTTTGCCTCATTCATGCTGAGTGTCCAGCAACCGGGACGGGGTGGTGGCCCCAGTTCCTCCGCCCCCAGGCCAGCCCCCTGCTCCACTGAGGCGGGCAGCTTCTCCCAGAGGTCCTGTGAGCGGACATCAGCCCCACTCCTATACCCCTTACTGGCCGGGTGTCCTCAGAGGGACAGTGGAAGACACCAGGGCACTCGCTGAGCcactggacacacacacacactgctgatACCAGGACAGGCTGGGGGCCCTAGGGTCCAGATGGATGGGTGGGGAGGACACTTGTCATCATGCTCCCGTGGACGCAGCGGGCACAGGGAAGGGCTTCCCCGCGGAGCTGCTCTTGAAGCAGCAGGTGAGGCCCCACCGAGAAGGTGTTGGGGGGGTGTGTGCAGACAGGGGTGGCGCAGGAAGCAAGAGAgatgcccccccttccccccgcccgcTGCCGCCTTGTGGGACGGATGCTTCGGGTTGCTGGCCGCATCCGTGTCCCCCAGATGGACTCTTGGCCCCAAGTCAGGCAAGCAGGGGCCAGGGCCGTCAAGGCTGGCCCCGCAGGgcttgggctccaggctgagtcaCACCTCCGCTCAGATGGGAACTGGAGCAAACGCCAGGGGTAGGAGGTCCTTGGTCCTTGGGAACCGGGAACAACCTACGTCGAAGGCGTCCTACTTGCCCCGAGTCACGCACCGGTCAGCTGATGAGGGCTCAGGTCCCAGCCGACAACCACCAGAGGGGTGGAAAAATCGAGGCCCGCTGCTTAGGATCTAGACGGGCTCTTTTGGTTTCTCTTCTTGTTGAGGGGGCCGAGGCTGGTTTCTCGAAACCAACCGGGAAGATTTGAAAAACGGGGCCGTCCCGACAGCCAGCTCAAAAAGACAGAACCTTCCGGAAACCCACTGCACCTAAGCGGACTGGGCTGATGAGGCGGCTCACGTCACGGGAGGGCGAGGAGGGGACTGGGCTGCAAGCCCGGGCTGCCTGGCTGAAAGGTCAGGGCCGGCTGGCATGTCTGGCGACACACACGGGAAGCCGCGATTACGCAGGCTGGCTCCGGTGCCGGCGCTGAGCCCCAGTGCAGaactgtggtgggggtggggggggagggagagcctGGGCCCAAGACCCTGAACTGTGAAAGGCGTTCTCGTTCTCGTTCTCGGGGCAGGGCTAGGTTAGGGGAGGAAAAACCAAACTGCCAGAAGCAGGAAGGGGCGGGGACTCCAAAGGGCTTCCCATTCGCAGCCTTGCTGGACACCTGACCCCAGCTTTCATCAAAGCCTCTCCAGACGGGGGCCCCACAGGCTTTTATGGGCCTGTGAGTCCGGGgctatgggggaggggagctgagaACCCGGCCATCTCCCTTCCCACCGGTCCTTCtggctcctgcccccaccccccacccccagcccgcaGCCCACGTCTCTGAGGGATGTGATCTCTCTGGGCCTGGGGCTTTGCCAGGCGGCCCCGGGTTCCACTCTGCCTCCATGGCCTGTCCCCCGTCCGCGCCAGAGTGCTGCTTTGACACTGGACACATATTCGGGCTGCAGCAGGTCCCACGAGGGGCGCCCGAGGGAAAAGCAATGGTGGTGGCCTGGGGCAGGGCAAGAGCACATCTTGAGACGGGCTGAGGAGTCTCGGATGTGGCTACCTGCGAGACTGCCTGGCTAGCCCTCGGCAGCTCCCACTCGGCAGCTGCCTGGAGTTCTGTCTCAGGCAGCACCTTGGATGCTGATCACCCCTGAGAACGGGTCTCGACACGGTGACGATGAGAACCCGCTCTGGTGGGAAGCGGCTGGTGCCCCGTCTTGCCTCCCAGCACCAGGCTGTCCCGCGGTTCCCCTCACTTGTAACAACAAGGAAAATCAGTCCGCTGACAACGGCACAGAAACATTTTACAAAAGTGCTGGCTCAACATCCCAGGCAGATCACGTCTGTGCCCCAACTTGGGAGAGGAGATAAGAGCCTCATGACAAGGTTCCTCGCACGTTGCTGGAGGCAGCCGCTCGTCACAGCTTCTCTCAGTGAACCTGGTGTGAATGGTGCTTACAAAGCAGGGGCGGAGGGCAGGACACCGGTGGCAAAAGGATGGGCTGCGTGGGCATCACGCTGGCTCCTCCCTGGGacttcccttcccccccttccccgcaTCACCTCTCTCTGCAAAGGGGCCCAGGGATGACGGGCAGACCTGGTGCTGGAGGGCCACTCCCACTGCCCGGACAACAGCCACCTCTTTCTTAAAAGGACATCATGGGACACGGAACCAGTGTCCTGTTGAAATACTTCCCCTTGGCGAGACAGGCAGCAACCCTCGAAAGGAAACTTCTTTTATGGGGCTGTGATTTCCTGAGGATACCACACTCTAGATGTGCCCAGTGGCTCAAAAGGAATTAGGAATTTGCAGTTGGtagttgtatttgtttttatttttgtaacacaaacagggagagaggaggcaaaGGGGCAGGGCGCAGCAACGTCCCAGGAACAGCTTCTGTGGCGGCATACGTTCCTACgtatttgttttcaaaaggcAGTTCTGAGGTCCGTGTTTCAGGAAACTCCCAAGGCTGTCAATCTCAGTGCAAAcagcttaaaataaaaacctccgGTCTGTTCACCACAGGAGGATCCAactcaaaatgcaaaataagcCTGTTTGGAAAGCGCCCGCCCTCAAAACAAGAGCGAGGGCTTTAAAGACATACTAAACACAGAATCTTCCAGGAATCAAGTCAGCTGCGGCATCACAGAACCAAAAACACCAAATAACATATCCAACTGTAGAACtgctggctttaaaaaataaaggggggggggggcttacgTAAAAAGGATCACAAAATGACAGACGGTGGGGGGACGGGGGCTCTTCCCCAACACCTGCCTCTTCTTTTTGCTCTGAACACACTCCCGAATCGGAGAGCAGGACCGCAGCGTCAGGGAGCGGCAACAGATGCTCAGGGGCAGCTCAGTCTCGGGGGGACGAGGGGCGGCTCACTGTTTGCCCGCCTGTCTGCCCGGCTTCTTTTCCGGCTGACCTCTGCCTGTGCCTGGGATCCCACCTCGGCCCCGGCCACCAAACACACCTGTGAAGACAGAGGAGGGGGCTGCAGCAGAGCCAGGTCTGGAAGTCCAGCTGAGATGTGGGGTGGTGCTCCAGAAAGTTCTCAGTGTTGACAAGGGACAAGACCAGGTCCCCAGGGGTACGAGGGATGGCAGGGAGGACAGAGGTCAGCTCCCAGTCACACTGGGGCTTGGGGCGGGCTTCCTGGGAGAGGGCCCGGGGCCAGGGTAGGGGGGAGTCATCAAAAGgacagagccagatggcttccaggaggaggggaGCGAGAGCCCGAACAGGGACAGCACTCagcccagggggaggggcacaggccCCCAGCTCTGAGGACCCAGGCTTCTCTTTCCCGGCACCGCCCACACCCAGAGAGAAACCAGAGTTCCTCTCTGCCCAGGAGAGAAACCGTTGGGAGATTCTGTGTGTCCAGCCTGGGGGCGGGGATAAGGGAGTTCTCTGCCCTCTAACCCCCGCTGGCCAGTGACGGGGCTGTGTTTCTAAGACATTTTATGTGGAGCCCGAGGTAGGAGCTGTGTAGGAGGCTGAGTAGTCAGGGATAGAACACAACCCCACCCAGGGAGGACCCGGAAGGACCAGGGCAGCATGGGGACACAGAAAGGTGCCCCCAGTCTCCCTTCCGCCACAAACCCACAGCGGGCCCTACAGGGACTGACGCCAATGCCCGCAGAAGCTGCCTCTCCTCACCTCTCACGGGCAAGACCAGCTCTGCCACACACCGTGAGATTTCCAGCTGCCGCTGAGGGTCCCATGGCCTCTCTCTTCAGAGTGGCCCAAGGAATTACTCCTCCCTCAGTCTCTGCTCCTCTGGGCAGCTCACTCAACAGTGGTGGCCCCCAGCACAAAGAGCCAGCCCCCAGGTATGGAAAAGGCCCAGTTCACCCCCAGGCCTCGGTAACCCTCCATCTGGAGTGCCCTCTCCGCCTCCTCCCTCTGGCTCACTCCTGACGATCACGGGGAGCCGGGCTGACTCTGTCCGTCCTGGCCCTGCCTGTGAGCCCCccgggggggagaggggggcgggacctaggcctggcacacagaaggcccCTATAGATGGAAGAGACAAAGCCAGGGCCCTCCAACAAGAGGAGtgagtagggggggggggggtcctgcagATGGCCTCTGGGCTCAGGCCCCAGCTGACTGCACAACAAATTGAATTTTAAGCCAGATTTATAATCCCGGGGTTGGGGGTAGGGTGAGGGGAGTCGATCAAAAAGGCATGAACTCTTCCTTGTGTAAAGgagagacagcagggaagggTCTCacgccaggccctgagctgggatTCTCACCAGCAGCCTGGTGAGGCAGGGGCCCCCAGACTCTCTGCAGAGGGGAAACTGAAGCCGGGGAGGTGCCTCGCCATGCCCAGAGCACCTGCCAGGACCCACAGGTGGGCATCAGACGAGGGCTCAAGTCCCACGTCCGCACGGGCACCGCATCAGTCGGCTGGGCTGGACCCAGAGTTAAGGGAGCACCGATGACTGCTGCCAGGCAGAAGGGCCCAGGTCGGGGAGGAGGGGGGTCAGCACCACCCACCAGGACTACACGATGCTCCTTGGGTTGGGcctgtggggctggggcaggcagcAAACAGCAGCACCAGGAGAGCCCTGTGAGTCATGACCCCCAGCTCTGTGTAGGGGGCTCAGAGCCAGGCCTGTGGCACCGTGACGGCACCACCCAAGAATGTCAACACTGGGACGGGATGGCCGACACGTGCTGCAGCCACCCTTCAGCGGCAAGGCCCGGGCAGACCCCGTGGCCTAGCCAGCTGGAGGGGTCGGGGGGAATGAGGGGAGAGAAAGGCCTACCTCGCCCAGCACCCCCCATGCCTCGACCcttctgctgcttctgctgctgcagGCCACCGCGGCCACGGCCCTTGGCCACCACCTCCTCCTTGACCATGTCGATGATCTCATCAGGTATGCGCAGGTACTTGATCGTGCTGCCACGGATGTAGCACTCGGGCATCCGCCAAAACTTGTCCCCATCCTGTGTGAGAGAAGGGGGAGTCTCAGATCTGGGGAGCATGGGGCGGGGAGTCCCTGCAGAGGGGGTGCAGATGGCCAGGGCACATCTGTCCCTCATGTCCCCATTCCCACCCGGGCCACAGTCCTAGCCTCCCTGCACCTGCAATCACCCCTGCGTAGTTCTCAGTCCTGGACTtgacgtgggggtgggggagctgctTTCCAGTGGAGTCTCTCCAGACCCTTGGTATCCCTTTATACAGGAAGAGTCAGGGGATCACATGAGATAGCTTCCTCATTCTCGACCTGTCCTCCTGTGTGGGACAGGGTTTGTTACCTGCGGCCCACAGCCCAGAGAAGGCTGTGGCCCTACGTACCAGGCACTGCCACAGCCCGGCCGTGGCCCAGCCCCTCCActctcctgcccccagccttCTAGAACCCACCTTCTGGaaccctctcctcctgccctgacTCACTCATTCATCCACATGTCTCctgacaggctctgagctgggtgtgggACACAAGTAAGTGGGATAGAGACTCTGTGTGACCGGTGAAGAGGGCGGGAGGGGGTGGCAAGGCTGGCCAGAGGCGGCAACCAATGATGCCAGTTTTCAGAGGAGCTAATTAAGGCTGGAGAGATTAGGAGGCTTGCAAAGTCACAGACTCCGGAGCAATGCCAACGCTGCAGGTCCTAGGATGTCaactgcctcccccaccccccccgccccgtacCCTGTGACCAGCACAAGGCCTTGCTCCACACCCCCTCCTGTTGCCCTTGGGCAGGAGCCCAGGGCCTCTTCCTTCAGATTAGttctccagccccacccctggtACCCTGAGCCAGAAGTCTTGGcagccctctcctccctgcaCATCCCTAGAAATCAGACCAAGACACTTCCCTTCTCAGAACCCAATCAGGGCCCCCTTGGCCCAAGGACAAGGTCCAAACTCCTCAGTGTGGCTCCCAAGGGCCTGAGATCTAGCCCCACCCTGGCTGCCCTCTCTCAGCTCTCGATGACGTGCCTTCCAGATGGAAACTTCTGGAACACACAGTGGGCTTCTTGCCTCTAGcactttgcacatgctgttcctacTTTTCCATGTCTGGCTAACTCTGACCCCCGACAGGCCTTGCTTCCCAGCCTCCTTGAAACCCCCAGTCCTCATGCATAATACTTCCCAGCAGTGCCTGGGTCAGGCCGGTCTGGCCCAGTAGAAGTACTCAACATGACAAATGGAAAACTAAGGGCCAAAAGGAATGTCTGGGGGCCAACTCTTCCCAGGAGTGTGCACAAGCCCCCAACCCGCACAGGAATCCCATGAGGTCTCGGGGCACTCCTCTCCCAGGAAAGGTAGGCCAGGGGCCAAGTCCGCAGGGATGCAAAGTACAGCCTGACAGAAACAGAATGATTCCATGGAAGCTCAGGGCTGGGACTGGCTGCTCAGGGCTCAGCTTTCCCTTAGCCAAGGATGGGCTGGGCCCAGCACACTCCCTGCAGGAACCAGAGCTTACTCTGCATTCCCTGGCAAGAGCTGAGCAGCATGAGCTGAAACCACCCTCCAACCAACCTTAGCTTTCCAGTGCTTTCTTGGCCCCTGGGGTGTCTGTATCCTGCCCATGCTGCCTGCTGCCCAAGGGAGGTGCTGCTACCAcatgtttacagatgaggatgccGGAGAGCCCAAGTGACACTGAACCTCACACCGGCCTCTCTTTCCAACCAGTAGATACAAAGGGAGGACGACCCAGGAGGACCCACATGTCCAATCTCTGCTGGCGGTGGAGGTCAAGGCTGACCTTGCCCTGAGAACTGGCGGTTGCTTCCAGGCCCCAGCAGTGGACACAGACCGACTGGCCACGCGCTTGGCTATGCACTGTGACAGCGTCTGCTATAGCCACACTGGAACTGCCCAGACACCTGCTGCCAGAAGAGCGGCATGAAAACCCGGAGAAAGTTTCTAGCGGAACACCTCCCACAGTGCACCATCACAAGAAGCAGGGCACAGAGCCACACAGGTGAGGGGAGACGGTCACACTTACCAGTTTGCCTGCCGGGGTGTGAACCATCCAGGAGGACGGCCCAGGGGCAAGACGGGCTGCCTAGTGCTCTGCTGTACTCTGGGATGGCAAGCCTCAGGGCACCTGCCCACGGGCTCAAGACAGCCCCATTCTGGATGGTCCCCCTGCACCTTCCTCCCCTGTAACATAGGGGGCTGTTGCCAAAAGGGGGATGGAGACTGGAATCAAGGCAGAAGGAAAGCCCTGGCAAACCCCAACACAGGTTAGCAGTAGAGAGCCCTGCCTTCACCACTATCATCATTCTCATTGCTCTGTGGGTCATCCTGAGGGCTGGGGAGGCCTGGGACCCTAGACCCCCAGTCCTGGCCCATCCAGGGGTCCTCCTGGCCCTGTACTTCCTGGTTTGAGGCCTTGGGAGGTAAACAAGTTTCCTAGTCCACAGGGCCACAGGGCTGCCCTCGCCCCCTGGTGGCCTGGATATCCCATGGCCACATCACCCTGGCCTGCTTGGCGAGAGATATACACAACCAGGACCAAAGGCAGCAGAGGCTGACAAGGAAGGTCAGGCTTGCCTTGGAGGCCACCGCCCTACCTGGACACTAGGGATCTGTAGCCAGAAGTGCCCCCTAGGCCTAAGTCCTTCTTGTTTAGGATGGGCACCAGAGGTGGGCGGATGGGGCAGCATCCCCATAGGTGCAAAGTCCGGGGCACTAGGTGGAGTTGGAGGCCCGCACATCTGCCCCCACCACACCTGGACCAGTCACTCGGGCCCCGCCCTTCCTAAGCCCCGACTTCTTCCATAGCCTTACCCTGGCGGGATGACCTGGCAGATGTCATCCCacaagggcagggaggggccttCACTCCCCTGAGGGCGCTGAGGCTCTATAAGCCCCAGATCTTATACCAGCTTGGCCCTGCCTGACCGGCTGTGCCAGAAGAAGGCCCCCAGGCAGTGGGCGCCGACTCAGGGCACGAGGGCGCTCACCCTAGATGTGCAGATCACCTCTCGAAGGTTAATGTTCATCCAGTTATCACAGCTCACCAGGTGCCCATTGTACGTCTCTCCATTTTTGAGTTCCACCAGCTGGAAAGAAACGGCCCCAAGTCAGCCATGGGCCCCAAGGGAAGCGCAGCCCTACTTCTAAGAGCTACGGGACTATGGCCCGGGCCTCATTCTGACACATCCCAGCACCTCTTGGGACCCAGTAGCCACAGCACATGGTGCCTAACATggtccacacacacacccccccactcccccaccccctgacccccGGCCTCAGTGGCCCATCTTACAGGCGACATGTTTTACATCCTCTGTATGTTTTGCTGGGCATCGTAGACTTCTACGatgaaaccaaaacaaattttttttttttttaaagtttatttatttttgacagagacagagtgcaagcatgagctggggaggtgcagagagagagagagagggagacacagaatctgaagcaggctccaggctccgagccgtcagcacagagcccgatgcggggctcgaacccgcaaaccgtgagatcatgacctggaccgaagtcggacgcttaaccggctgagccacccaggtgccccgagaccaATTTTTTTGtgcaaagcaaacaaacaaaaaaacagaaaacaaaaaccaaacaaacccacaaaaaatCCTCTACAAATCTTTCTTTAAAGGAACCAGTGAGGTTTGGGGAACAGTGGCCACTGATTCATGACAGCTGGGAAGGCACACCTCAGCTGGTCCGGGCAGGTGTGCCAGGGGCAGGTGTTCTTTGATGGCACATGTGTGAGCTTTGGTGGTCTGGAAAGTCTTTTTCCATCCAACGCTTACTTACtcgtctattttattttattttattttattttattttattttatttatttatttatttttaaacgtttatttatttttgagacagagagagacagagcatgaatgggggagggtcacagagagagggagacacagaatctgaaacaggctccaggctctgagctgtcagcacagagcccgacacggggctcgaactcacggaccgcgagatcatgacctgagccgaagtcggacgcttaaccaactgagccacccaggcgcccctatttatttatttttaaagctttctttttttaaaattttatttattttgtgttttttattttttttaacatttatttattattgagagacagagagagacagagcatgagcaggggaggggcagagagagagagaggaagacacagaatccgaagcaggctccaggctccgagctgtcagcacagggcccaacgcagggctcgaactcatgaaccgtgagatcacgacctgagctgaagtaggacgcttaactgaccgagccacccggtcGCCCCCTTACTCgtatattttaatgtgttttggaAAAACACAAGTAGTAGCACATCATTCTGAAAAtatgctgacatttaaaaaagaatcaactcggggaaaaaaaaaaaagaatcaactcaGGTACCTgcccaggagaaataaaaacaaacatccaCGCAAGAACGAGTGTACAAATGTCACTGCGGCCAAAACAAtcccaaatagacaaaaaatagaaaccacccacatgtccatcagcagcagacaaatggataaacaaactgtggtatgtccatacaaaggAGTATCACATGGCCATAAGGAGCGAAGCCCGGATACACGTTAAAATGTGGACGAACCTCGAAAAATATCATGCAgagtgaaagaagacaaacacaaaaggccacacagtGTATGATCCCATTTCTAGGAAACGTCCAGAAGAGGcagatccatagagacagaaggcaggttagtggttgccaggggctgggggaaggggagtcaCTGTTAACAGGGATGGGGTTTCCTTCCGGGGTGATGAAACTGTTCTGAAACTACACAGAGGTGGTTGTTtataacactgtgaatgtactaaataccCCTGAGTTGTATGTGTTAAAAGGCTGAATTGTAGGGGCGcggggctggctcagtcagaagagcatgtgactcttaatctcggggttgtgagtttg
The Panthera uncia isolate 11264 chromosome A2, Puncia_PCG_1.0, whole genome shotgun sequence genome window above contains:
- the LSM4 gene encoding U6 snRNA-associated Sm-like protein LSm4 isoform X2, producing the protein MLVELKNGETYNGHLVSCDNWMNINLREVICTSRDGDKFWRMPECYIRGSTIKYLRIPDEIIDMVKEEVVAKGRGRGGLQQQKQQKGRGMGGAGRGVFGGRGRGGIPGTGRGQPEKKPGRQAGKQ
- the LSM4 gene encoding U6 snRNA-associated Sm-like protein LSm4 isoform X1 — its product is MLPLSLLKTAQNHPMLVELKNGETYNGHLVSCDNWMNINLREVICTSRDGDKFWRMPECYIRGSTIKYLRIPDEIIDMVKEEVVAKGRGRGGLQQQKQQKGRGMGGAGRGVFGGRGRGGIPGTGRGQPEKKPGRQAGKQ